A stretch of DNA from Sugiyamaella lignohabitans strain CBS 10342 chromosome B, complete sequence:
GCTACTTTCGACACTTTCTGTCTGTCTTTCTTCTGTCTGTCTAAAACAGCTGGCCAAGACAGTGCCTCCGCCATGACCCACTCACTACCTACCGCCGTCAAACCACCGGCCTCTGCTTCCTGATACTCTCAGTTTTACATTTGTTACCAAATGTTTTATTTCACGGAGAAGCTGGCCGttggggggtctgcctccggcggctggggctctgccccagaccccgtggctcgcttcgctcgttttGGGACCGGTGGGCAGCTGCTGGGGGTTGCTGTGGTGGGATTCAGGGGGTCTCTGTGGTGGCATTGCCAGACGAAGAGGGTGTATTTTCCAGTGGAAACGGGTCAATTGCTCTGTGAGTCGCTCGGACGGGTGTGGTCCATTCACTGGTCCATTCACTGGAGCGAGCTGAGTTGTTTTTGTGACACTGGATCACGGTCATCGTAGAGGTTCACCAGCCGGGATGGAATCTCGGAATCTCAGTTGGTGCCTGAAAAATCGAACTAAGCCAGCTGCAAGGTCTGGAGTGGCTCAGGAGTCAACTTTAGAGGGCAATTGAGTAGTTGGTTTCCCGAAAgaaacgagcgaagcgagctacggggtctggggcagagccccagccgccggaggctgacCTCAACACCCCCAAACGACCCCAGAAACCTACAGAaaaacgagcgaagcgagccacgggttCTGGGGtagagccccagccgccagagaCAGACCCTGGACCCCAGAAgaaacgagcgaagcgagctacggggtctggggcagagcccaagccgccggaggctgaaCTCCAGAAGAGAAGCCCGTGGTTCGCAAATAAAAGAACTCTTTATTAGTTTAAGTTTAGTGAAGCAAGACAGATAAGCAGGCAGGCAAGGAAGTGGATGGTATAGCGGGAaaggaggaggtggtgggtgCAAGTGTGTGGTGTGTAGGGCATGAAGCGatgaaaaaataataataaaaagggACCGCTAGAGGATGGTCCACCCACTTAACAGCAGCCGTTCTGGTTGGATTGAGAAACGTTGTGGCCACGCAAGTTGACGTTGGCCTTGTCACTCGATCCGCCCTCGCCAGCACCGCCCATTCTCTCTTTGATCTGACGGGCCATGGTCAAGAAAGCCTGCTCGACATTAGTCGAGTCTTTGGCAGACGTCTCAAGGAACGGAATGTTCATTGaatcagcaaactcctTGGCAACACTGTACTCAACCACCTTCTTATCGGCAATATCGCTCTTGTTACCCACAAGCAATTTGTTGACGCCCTCAGTGGCATAACGGTCTATCTCTTGGAACCACTGCTTGACGTTGTTGAAACTGTCTTGATCAGTCACATCGTACACCACAATAATACCGTGGGCTCCACGGTAGTATGACGAAGTGATAGTCCGGAACCGTTCCTGGCCGGCCGTGTCCCAGATCTGCAACTTGACTGTCTTGCCGTCCAAATCAATGGTTCTGATCTTGAAATCAACGCCAATCGTCGAGATATATGACTCGGTATACGAGTTGTCGGCAAATCGCAGCAACAAACACGATTTTCCTACTCCTGAGTCTCCGATAAGGAGCAGTTTGAACAGGTAGTCGTATCTACATCCTCGCGTTAGTTCCTCTTTCCTGGGactgggggagggggtctgcctccggcggctggggctctgccccagaccccgtggctcctctcgctttgttcgagtcgttacgtggGGTGTAACTGTAGCGTGGTGTtggtttggtggtgatagaAGACGCGCCATGTCTCTATCCTCCAAATTCTACCCTCCAACCGGCTGTAAACACACATCTCCGACGGTACGTGTAGAAGAGTAACTGATAGTATCACCTTGAATGTGCATTTCTCGTAGTTCAAGTTTTATCACACATCCTTCGGATGACGTGGCTCGTGTACCAGTGATACTGGATTACTGTCTACAAGCGTGATATCTGTTTTCTTGGTCCGTCGGGTGTATGCTTACTGATCCGAATATCAATCAGCATCATTACTCTGGAAATGCGTTAGATCCTGCTCTCTGGCTCTTTCAATAATGATATGAACACGACATATGCTCATTCTCTGCTGGATAAAATGATTACTTACTACTCAGCGTTCATATCGCGTGtggtttattattatctatTGAATATCTTGTCAACCAGCTGATGTGGTTCGTGTGTCGTTATTTTATGATGTTCGATTTGCAAACTTCAAAAGAGGCAAGCTGTAATCGTGTTCTGGttattggtactggtaatTGACGGTCTAATCACACAAATTATGGTCTCTCCGACTGGAAAACGTGGGAATAACCTTGGTCTTGGTGGCAATCAAATGCTAACTGATAGTTGGCGATGTAAGAGATTAACCTTAGCCAGTCTTACAATTAGAGATAATGATGAGGTGTTGTAGTGTGGTTTGTGGCGCCCGCGCGGCTAACATTCAGACcgcagctgctgcttgcGGTTGGGAGGTCACCCGGATCATAACGGCCTCAATCCGCAAATGGGTCTCGCGACTGCATGAAACGGGTAACGTTCAGGGTCCCCTCTAGATCAGACTGATTGGGGTCGGTGGGGTCGGTGGGGTCGTGGGTTGGTGGGGTGGagggggacatgcctccggcggctggggctctgccccagaccccgtggctcctcgaGCGGAGCTCGAGGAGTTTTGGTGGTCGTTTTATGCTCTGTGGTCGGTTCTGTGGTCTGGTTCTTTGAAAGTCAGCTGATCTGCCTGTTTGAGCTGTGGGTTTGCGGCGTTATTGAGTGAGCTGAGATGACCGAAGAGCTTGTATGTTTAATTATcttgattatttattgttaaCTACttcgatattttttttgacttttggCTCGTTGTGTGTTTACTGATGTCACTATTAAATCCTCGATATtgatttaattaatttttcCTTTGTTTTCGGTTAATTGTTCTTACCTTCATTATCTACTGGCCACTTACTCTCAGTATACACAGGGTATTTGGCAGGGATGTGTGCTAATGCTCGCTGCTGATCTGTGTAATCAAATGTGGATGTGGTTCTTACTTCGGTTGACACAAACGAAAACCACACTCTCACACCATTAAATCACTCAACGAACCTACTGAAATCAAATGCTATACTATAAATCTTCCTCGGATAGGGCTCTAAGTCACTTGGTGGGGTATAGTGGGGCAATTCCTGATAGTGGGTAGTGTTGCCGGCGGGGTCCGGgggttacccctgaatgATCGACAAGCGGGCCCTTGGAGTCGCAGCTGCTTTTTCTCGTTCGTCTTTAACCCGGATAAATACCCATTgttttatcttttgatgGGTTATTTTGGGGCTATTTTTACGTTTTATTTTGCCAAGAACTAACGCGAATAACTCCGTAGGGTCTCCGGCATCCGCCACAAGTAAAAACTCAACGGCCAGGCGGTCTTCCAAGGCGGGTTCTTGAAAAAACCCTAACCATATACTGATATAGAGCAGGAGGAGCACGACTCTGGCAAAGGAGCGTTAGTGCAGGTGAGATACATTCAGTACATATAAAAGGGATCTATCCCTATTTGGGTGTGGTGGACCTTCATCGCTTCTGTAATCTCAAACACTGTCTGATATTTGTCGTTATTGCCGGGACCTCACGGCTTTGCTCCAGTATTaatctgtatatatatatatacagattATCAGCCGGCACTTGGAGTTGTccttttttcaattgtttatTACGTTATTGGGTATCGGAAAGCCGGCGTCTTATCTAACCGGTATAGTCTAATTACTCGAAATTGCAAGgagtgaaatttcaaggGGTTTTCTGTCAATTGGTCgaaataatttttatttttggttgaAAACTGACTTTATAAAAAATTGAGGTTGCTTGCTGGTTCCAAGTCTAGCGGCTACAATGGGCTCTTGTTTATCCAGTCCAAAGTCAACGGAGGATAATGAGAATCAGAATGCTACAGTAAGGCTTAATGGAAATGCCCAAGGAGCCAACAAGTCGAATGTGTCAGGCAAATCTGGAGGCGCTGACATCAGTTCTGCTGTTCATGTTCAGACAAATGGTGGAtccaatggcaatggaCCATTGCCTGGGGGTCAGACTCCCTTATCTACATTTGCTAGTACTTACTCCGGTACGAATAGCACTCAGAACAATACAAATGGAAATAATATGATAAGTCCAGCAGTATCAGGAGTTCCCATGCAACCCAATTCCAGTAATGACAATTCTGGCAAAGATCCTGTGAAAATCCTACTTCTCGGTTCAGGAGAAAGTGGTAAATCAACTATCCTCAAGCAGATGAAGATCATTCATCAGAACGGTTATTCTCAGGAAGAGAGACTTATGTACAAGACTACTGTCTACAAGAATTTACTCGACTGTTCAAAAGCAGTTGTAGATGCGCTTGCCAAATTCGGTAtttctgttgatactgAAACCACTTCCGAAACTGATGTTGACAATATTGATGATACTAATGGTATAGAAACCACTGAAACTGCTGGTCACTCGCAGACTGATGATACTACTACTCAGCACTCTGACGCTGCCACCATGTCTACATTGACTACTAAACGTAGATACAGTCCAGTGTCACAACAAGATCTCGATTATATCTCCAAGTCGATTATCTCCCCTGATCCTGACACCGTGCTTGATCCCGAGCTAGTCTCCATTGTCGAAAGATTGTGGGCGCGACCCGAAGTCCGCAAACTAGTGAGTCAACGTCGGTCGGAGTTTTATATCATGGACTCTGCTCCTTACTTCTTTTCCAATGTGAAGCGAATCGGCGACCCTGACTATATCCCCAGTGTCAACGATATTCTACGAGCCCGTATCAAGACAACCGGTATCTATGAGACCCGATTCGACATGGGTGGTCTGGATATTTTGATGTACGACGTAGGAGGCCAGCGATCTGAACGTAAGAAATGGATCCACTGTTTTGAGAACGTGACGCTTGTGATTTTCTGTGTCGCCCTCTCTGAATATGACCAAGTCCTTCTAGAACAAAAGGGACAAAACCGTATGGCCGAATCGCTAGTACTTTTCGATTCCATCATCAACTCGCCATGGTTCGCACGCACCTCGGTGGTGCTCTTTCTCAACAAAATCGACGTGTTCACCGAAAAACTACCCTATTCTCCCTTAGAAAACTACTTCCCCGACTACACGGGCGGCAACGACGTCAACAAGGCCGTCAAATACATTCTCTACAGGTTCACCCAGACCAACCGGGCCGGCCTGAACATCTACCCGCATCTTACCCAAGCCACCGACACGTCCAACATCCGCCTCGTCTTCGCGGCCGTCAAAGAGACCATCCTCCAAAACGCGCTCAAAGACTCAGGTATTTTGTAACTCCACCTCtctaatttatttcattcGCATTCTCCCCTCAggggcgctgcctccggcggctggggctccgccccagaccccgctgctcctgcttcgcaggagataccAGGGACCCCGAAcgaatcgactcgagcgcagcgagaggagtagcggggtctggggcggagccccagccgccggaggcagaacccgTCCCGAGAGGCAATAAACAGCACatgtataaatatacttaGATATATTCTAAAACTAGGTGAACTTGAGTTCTCCCAGACGGGTGAGGACCTTTTGCACAGCGGCACGGAGCTCTGGTGACAGGTCTTTGCCGAGGATCTTGACCACCTCGGGATAGAAGTCGTGGATATTCTTCTCGAATTCGTTGTCCTTGAACCCGCTGTACTCGTCTAGGATTTGCACTACCACAGGCGAGAGGGTGTTCACATATCGCTCGTCAGTCGCAACGAGGTGGTTGTATCCTTTAATGATCTCGACACAGAGTGGAATCAGCTCGATCTCGACCTCGTCGCGACGGTTGCCGTTTTCGAGTTTACTGTCGTCTTTGTACaacctcatcatcaaacCAACATATGTCAGAGCAGATGTGGACTCTTGTTTCAGAAGGTTGGGCAGTTGTTTCATGAATCCCTGTCTCCACAACTCCAGTCGAAGCTCTCGGTTGTCGTTAAATTTCCTAGCAAACAGGTAGCTTGCTTTCAAGTGACCGCTCAATCGCAGAATGTCGTCGGTTGGCATCTTCTTGAACACTTCGGGGTTGTTCAGTAACTCTTCAACAGTATCGATCATTAACAATTGCAGGATACTGCGAACAATGGTCGCTCTGAACCTTGATGGTTTCTTGCCATTCTTGGATTTGTGTTTCGTGGGTGACAGGGTCGGGCTTGTTCCTTCAACTTCACCGTGATTCGCGTGTTCATCTTTACTGCCATTGCGACTATGTCCTCCATTGGCAGCACCGTTTTCAGAACTACTAGTCGGCGGAGTACTGGGTAAAACCACTTCTGATTCCCTTAGCAGACTGTTGTCGATGAGTTCATGTGCAGTGGTCGTTTTGAACAGATATTCCAGCTTGTCCACAATCAAGGACCAGTTTTGAGGAGATAGTTTTTCGACATTCTGGATGACCAGTTGCAATACACATGAGCTACCAATTCTCGAAACAGTATCATTTTCTTGGTCAATACATGTCACGAGGAGTTCCAAGAAACCGTCTAGCATTCTTTCCAGCGTCTCAAAATAATGCGTCAACAATGCAATCATGTTCCGTAGAGCTTGAatcattgttgttgacaacCACACAGACAGTTCGTCTTGCGTCTTGGACGATCTGGATTTGAGAACAACAAATATCGGGAACAGAAGCTTTCGGCAAATCGAGTCCCAGAAACTAGGTTCGAACTGTCCACCATATTCAActaaaatatcaaacatGTAGTTTAGTGCTCTTGATCTAACCTCTAGATCCTCACCGTTCATAATGATGTCATGCAATGAGAAGAGAATAGGGAACCATAACTCTGTATATTCGTCTTTAATTCCTGCAtccttttcctttttcAATGGGGCTATTCTCTTGATAGATTTTCTGAGCAAGTCAACAGCATGAAGACTGGTTTTTTGGTATTTGGGATTCTTTGCAAGGCTACTCAAGCAAAGCATTAGATCGCCAAAACTACCCTGTGAAATCACTTGTACAATATACTCGTCATAAATCTTTTTTGTCAAATCATATGATGCACTCACAATAGACCCTATTTTGTTAGTACCTTTTATCCCTACTCGGTCTCAACCAATCACTTTACATACCATATTCTACATTTGATGCCTTTGAGAAAACGCCAAACATAGCACTCCAGCCTGATTTGATACGATCCGATTTGGCTAGAATCATTTGCTGAAGACattccagaaccagctcCTTAGCAGCTTTGTCGTTGTTATGAACCATAGTATATTCAAAAGGTTTAAGGAAATCCTTTTGGAATTTGAAATGCGAAAGCTCCTctaaatcaaaaaatcGCAATGACAATTGTCGTAAAGAGTCGAGAGCAAATGAGACAACATTGGCATTCTCATGACTGCCCATTTTGTTAAACTGATCTCCCATGATGACCCACAATTGTGACCACTCAACTCTGATTCTCTCCATGTTATAGTACGATACATCAACCATTTTTTGCAGCGAGAACATCCGTGGATGGTCACTGTTACCAGAAGATTGAATTTCTTCAGAGGAAACAGCAGTCAATGCCTTGACAAACTCGACAATGCCATCTCCTGATAATTGCGAACTTTGTGTGAAAATCTTGTCCATGTCTACCTCGATAGTTGAAGACTGCAATTCGCGACCAACTTCAGGATTAAATACTGCAGCTCGGAAGTTAGCAGGACTACCAAACGAACGGACTCGATCAACTGATTCACGCGAGGCAAATCGAGCATTAGTGACATCAGGAATCGACTTTGCCTCAATACCACTGGCAATCAACTGGAATCTTTCCAATTGACTGATACAAGTCAAAACATCTTTCCACGATGACTTTAACATGTTTCCTTCGGATAAAGCAGTTGTGAGCAACACTTTGACAGCCTCTACATTCTTTAATTTCATCTCACTCAAACTCTGAAGATTTGTGAAATTAGCTAGTGCAGACACAAACGAAATTCGAGCCAGTTCAACATCAAACAGACAGGCAATTCTAATAGCCAGTCTCAAGCCCTCCATACACAACCTGACAACATCGGCTTCTTCACTCTCCTGGAATGGTCCACTTAAACCAGCAAGACAAGACATCCAAGCAAACTCAAACATTGGCTTGACATGCTCAATATGGGATGCGATATAAAACTCATTATCTTTGTTTCTACCATCTTCGCTGGAAATGAGTCTCTTGAAAAGCTGTTCCGTTTTGGATGACATTTCCTTGGATGCTTGCATGTATGCTTCACGTTGAAGGTCTCTTCCAACAGCTGCCAAAGTTAAACCAAAATTGGCTGCAAACGAGCCACCCTGAGTACCACCTGATGAGAGTAAAGCTGCGTGTTGTTCTGACAACAGCTTGATTTCATTTGTTTGAATTTCGTGGTAAATGTTCAAGAGGAACTCATCTGGCAGGTTGGCCGAGTCATTTATA
This window harbors:
- the YPT1 gene encoding Rab family GTPase YPT1 (Rab family GTPase; involved in the ER-to-Golgi step of the secretory pathway; complex formation with the Rab escort protein Mrs6p is required for prenylation of Ypt1p by protein geranylgeranyltransferase type II (Bet2p-Bet4p); binds to unspliced HAC1 mRNA; regulates unfolded protein response (UPR) by promoting the decay of HAC1 RNA; GO_component: GO:0005794 - Golgi apparatus [Evidence IEA]; GO_component: GO:0000139 - Golgi membrane [Evidence IEA]; GO_component: GO:0000139 - Golgi membrane [Evidence IDA] [PMID 10747087]; GO_component: GO:0005795 - Golgi stack [Evidence IDA] [PMID 12802060]; GO_component: GO:0005737 - cytoplasm [Evidence IEA,IEA]; GO_component: GO:0031410 - cytoplasmic vesicle [Evidence IDA] [PMID 23129774]; GO_component: GO:0005783 - endoplasmic reticulum [Evidence IEA]; GO_component: GO:0005789 - endoplasmic reticulum membrane [Evidence IEA]; GO_component: GO:0005789 - endoplasmic reticulum membrane [Evidence IDA] [PMID 10747087]; GO_component: GO:0016020 - membrane [Evidence IEA]; GO_component: GO:0005739 - mitochondrion [Evidence IDA] [PMID 14576278]; GO_component: GO:0005739 - mitochondrion [Evidence IDA] [PMID 16823961]; GO_component: GO:0000407 - pre-autophagosomal structure [Evidence IDA] [PMID 20375281]; GO_component: GO:0005802 - trans-Golgi network [Evidence IDA] [PMID 20059749]; GO_function: GO:0005525 - GTP binding [Evidence IEA,IEA]; GO_function: GO:0003924 - GTPase activity [Evidence IDA] [PMID 3311726]; GO_function: GO:0003924 - GTPase activity [Evidence IDA] [PMID 9447979]; GO_function: GO:0000149 - SNARE binding [Evidence IDA,IPI] [PMID 18388317]; GO_function: GO:0000166 - nucleotide binding [Evidence IEA]; GO_process: GO:0090114 - COPII-coated vesicle budding [Evidence IMP] [PMID 15689495]; GO_process: GO:0032258 - CVT pathway [Evidence IMP] [PMID 20375281]; GO_process: GO:0006888 - ER to Golgi vesicle-mediated transport [Evidence IMP] [PMID 15689495]; GO_process: GO:0006888 - ER to Golgi vesicle-mediated transport [Evidence IMP] [PMID 2504726]; GO_process: GO:0006888 - ER to Golgi vesicle-mediated transport [Evidence IMP] [PMID 7593181]; GO_process: GO:0048194 - Golgi vesicle budding [Evidence IGI] [PMID 18388317]; GO_process: GO:0048211 - Golgi vesicle docking [Evidence IMP] [PMID 9545229]; GO_process: GO:0035494 - SNARE complex disassembly [Evidence IMP] [PMID 9157884]; GO_process: GO:0034498 - early endosome to Golgi transport [Evidence IMP] [PMID 20059749]; GO_process: GO:0032456 - endocytic recycling [Evidence IMP] [PMID 20059749]; GO_process: GO:0016236 - macroautophagy [Evidence IMP] [PMID 20375281]; GO_process: GO:1990261 - pre-mRNA catabolic process [Evidence IMP] [PMID 22844259]; GO_process: GO:0006461 - protein complex assembly [Evidence IDA] [PMID 8603910]; GO_process: GO:0015031 - protein transport [Evidence IEA,IEA]; GO_process: GO:1900101 - regulation of endoplasmic reticulum unfolded protein response [Evidence IMP] [PMID 22844259]; GO_process: GO:0006890 - retrograde vesicle-mediated transport, Golgi to ER [Evidence IGI,IMP] [PMID 18388317]; GO_process: GO:0007264 - small GTPase mediated signal transduction [Evidence IEA]; GO_process: GO:0006810 - transport [Evidence IEA]; GO_process: GO:0016192 - vesicle-mediated transport [Evidence IEA]) translates to MARLLSPPNQHHATVTPHVTTRTKREEPRGLGQSPSRRRQTPSPSPRKEELTRGCRYDYLFKLLLIGDSGVGKSCLLLRFADNSYTESYISTIGVDFKIRTIDLDGKTVKLQIWDTAGQERFRTITSSYYRGAHGIIVVYDVTDQDSFNNVKQWFQEIDRYATEGVNKLLVGNKSDIADKKVVEYSVAKEFADSMNIPFLETSAKDSTNVEQAFLTMARQIKERMGGAGEGGSSDKANVNLRGHNVSQSNQNGCC
- the GPA2 gene encoding guanine nucleotide-binding protein subunit alpha (Subunit of the G protein involved in pheromone response; GTP-binding alpha subunit of the heterotrimeric G protein; negatively regulates the mating pathway by sequestering G(beta)gamma and by triggering an adaptive response; activates Vps34p at the endosome; protein abundance increases in response to DNA replication stress; GO_component: GO:0005768 - endosome [Evidence IEA]; GO_component: GO:0005768 - endosome [Evidence IDA] [PMID 16839886]; GO_component: GO:0010008 - endosome membrane [Evidence IEA]; GO_component: GO:0031234 - extrinsic component of cytoplasmic side of plasma membrane [Evidence IBA]; GO_component: GO:0005834 - heterotrimeric G-protein complex [Evidence IDA,IPI] [PMID 11394869]; GO_component: GO:0005834 - heterotrimeric G-protein complex [Evidence IMP] [PMID 2105453]; GO_component: GO:0016020 - membrane [Evidence IEA]; GO_component: GO:0005886 - plasma membrane [Evidence IEA,IEA]; GO_component: GO:0005886 - plasma membrane [Evidence IDA] [PMID 8756677]; GO_function: GO:0031683 - G-protein beta/gamma-subunit complex binding [Evidence IBA,IEA]; GO_function: GO:0001664 - G-protein coupled receptor binding [Evidence IBA,IEA]; GO_function: GO:0005525 - GTP binding [Evidence IEA,IEA]; GO_function: GO:0003924 - GTPase activity [Evidence IEA]; GO_function: GO:0003924 - GTPase activity [Evidence IDA] [PMID 11394869]; GO_function: GO:0003924 - GTPase activity [Evidence IMP] [PMID 1900495]; GO_function: GO:0019001 - guanyl nucleotide binding [Evidence IEA]; GO_function: GO:0046872 - metal ion binding [Evidence IEA]; GO_function: GO:0000166 - nucleotide binding [Evidence IEA]; GO_function: GO:0004871 - signal transducer activity [Evidence IBA,IEA,IEA]; GO_process: GO:0007186 - G-protein coupled receptor signaling pathway [Evidence IEA]; GO_process: GO:0006184 - GTP catabolic process [Evidence IEA]; GO_process: GO:0000754 - adaptation of signaling pathway by response to pheromone involved in conjugation with cellular fusion [Evidence IMP] [PMID 12556475]; GO_process: GO:0000754 - adaptation of signaling pathway by response to pheromone involved in conjugation with cellular fusion [Evidence IMP] [PMID 2105453]; GO_process: GO:0007189 - adenylate cyclase-activating G-protein coupled receptor signaling pathway [Evidence IBA,IEA]; GO_process: GO:0031684 - heterotrimeric G-protein complex cycle [Evidence IMP] [PMID 2107073]; GO_process: GO:0048017 - inositol lipid-mediated signaling [Evidence IMP] [PMID 16839886]; GO_process: GO:0000742 - karyogamy involved in conjugation with cellular fusion [Evidence IMP] [PMID 19386762]; GO_process: GO:0000743 - nuclear migration involved in conjugation with cellular fusion [Evidence IMP] [PMID 19386762]; GO_process: GO:0000750 - pheromone-dependent signal transduction involved in conjugation with cellular fusion [Evidence IMP] [PMID 3113739]; GO_process: GO:0071701 - regulation of MAPK export from nucleus [Evidence IMP] [PMID 12556475]; GO_process: GO:0019236 - response to pheromone [Evidence IEA]; GO_process: GO:0007165 - signal transduction [Evidence IEA,IEA]), which translates into the protein MGSCLSSPKSTEDNENQNATVRLNGNAQGANKSNVSGKSGGADISSAVHVQTNGGSNGNGPLPGGQTPLSTFASTYSGTNSTQNNTNGNNMISPAVSGVPMQPNSSNDNSGKDPVKILLLGSGESGKSTILKQMKIIHQNGYSQEERLMYKTTVYKNLLDCSKAVVDALAKFGISVDTETTSETDVDNIDDTNGIETTETAGHSQTDDTTTQHSDAATMSTLTTKRRYSPVSQQDLDYISKSIISPDPDTVLDPELVSIVERLWARPEVRKLVSQRRSEFYIMDSAPYFFSNVKRIGDPDYIPSVNDILRARIKTTGIYETRFDMGGLDILMYDVGGQRSERKKWIHCFENVTLVIFCVALSEYDQVLLEQKGQNRMAESLVLFDSIINSPWFARTSVVLFLNKIDVFTEKLPYSPLENYFPDYTGGNDVNKAVKYILYRFTQTNRAGLNIYPHLTQATDTSNIRLVFAAVKETILQNALKDSGIL